A region of Streptomyces cinnamoneus DNA encodes the following proteins:
- a CDS encoding S1 family peptidase, with protein sequence MNGSRIPKRRAALAAAGTLALTAASLTLQSAQAASGPAPSALSALRAGELAQHIAADLGPATAGSYYDASAGKLVVTVVDEAAAARVRATGAVARQVKHSAAELASARETLAARATVPGTAWSVDPRTNQVVVTADRTVTGAALQRLQTVVAGLGDKARIKRTSATLRPYVAGGDAIWGSGVRCSLGFNVTKSGKPYFLTAGHCGNASSSWSASQGGSRVGTTETSSFPGHDYALVRYASGASHPSAVDLYDGGSQNISRAAEATVGEQVQRSGSTTQVHGGEVTGLDATVNYEEGTVEGLIDTTVCAEPGDSGGALFDGDAALGLTSGGSGDCSSGGETFFQPVPAALQAVGAQIP encoded by the coding sequence TTGAACGGCTCACGCATACCCAAACGGCGCGCGGCCCTGGCCGCGGCCGGCACCCTCGCCCTCACCGCCGCCTCGCTCACCCTGCAGAGCGCCCAGGCGGCGTCCGGACCGGCGCCGTCCGCCCTGTCCGCGCTCCGGGCGGGTGAACTCGCCCAGCACATCGCGGCCGACCTCGGGCCCGCCACGGCCGGTTCGTACTACGACGCCTCGGCCGGCAAGCTCGTCGTCACGGTCGTGGACGAGGCGGCGGCCGCGAGGGTGCGGGCCACGGGTGCCGTCGCGCGTCAGGTGAAGCACTCGGCCGCCGAGCTCGCCTCGGCCAGAGAGACCCTCGCCGCCCGCGCGACCGTCCCCGGCACCGCCTGGTCCGTCGACCCCAGGACCAACCAGGTCGTCGTCACCGCCGACCGCACGGTCACGGGCGCCGCCCTGCAGCGGCTTCAGACCGTCGTCGCCGGGCTCGGCGACAAGGCCAGGATCAAACGGACCTCCGCCACCCTGCGCCCCTACGTCGCCGGCGGCGACGCCATCTGGGGCAGCGGGGTGCGCTGTTCCCTCGGCTTCAACGTCACCAAGTCCGGCAAGCCCTACTTCCTCACCGCCGGACACTGCGGCAACGCCTCGTCGAGCTGGTCCGCCTCCCAGGGCGGCTCCCGCGTCGGCACCACGGAGACCTCCTCCTTCCCCGGCCACGACTACGCGCTCGTGCGCTACGCCTCCGGCGCCTCCCACCCGAGCGCGGTGGACCTCTACGACGGCGGCTCGCAGAACATCAGCCGCGCCGCCGAAGCCACCGTCGGCGAGCAGGTGCAGCGCAGCGGCAGCACCACCCAGGTCCACGGCGGCGAGGTCACCGGCCTCGACGCGACCGTCAACTACGAGGAGGGCACGGTCGAGGGCCTGATCGACACCACGGTCTGCGCCGAGCCGGGCGACAGCGGCGGCGCCCTCTTCGACGGCGACGCGGCCCTGGGCCTCACCTCCGGCGGCAGCGGCGACTGCTCCTCCGGCGGGGAGACGTTCTTCCAGCCGGTGCCCGCCGCCCTCCAGGCGGTCGGCGCCCAGATCCCCTGA
- a CDS encoding helix-turn-helix transcriptional regulator, with amino-acid sequence MDQRTELTEFLRSRRARLRPEDVGLTAHGGRRRVPGLRREELAQLAGVSAAYYTRLEQGRGQNVSASVLGAIADALRLSGTERDHLTHLARPRARKAGAAARPQRVRPSVQHLMDAMDSVPAYVLGHRMDVIAWNRLACALLGDFPSMPPQQRNIAWQIFLNPASRSLYTEWERKADDVVACLRLYAGCHPDDARLAALVGELSVKSEEFRTLWAAHRVRGKGFGVKELHHPLVGPLTLSYETLVLPADQDQQLITYHAEPGSASAESLRLLASWTLTASDDDAAVPAQPSA; translated from the coding sequence ATGGATCAGCGCACCGAGCTCACCGAGTTCCTCCGCTCCCGCCGCGCCCGGCTCCGGCCCGAGGACGTGGGCCTGACCGCGCACGGGGGCCGCCGGCGGGTACCGGGGCTGCGGCGCGAGGAGCTGGCGCAGCTGGCGGGCGTCAGCGCCGCCTACTACACGCGCCTGGAACAGGGCCGCGGGCAGAACGTCTCCGCTTCCGTGCTCGGCGCGATAGCGGACGCGCTGCGGCTGAGCGGGACCGAGCGGGACCACCTGACGCACCTGGCCCGCCCGCGCGCGAGGAAGGCGGGGGCGGCGGCCCGTCCGCAGCGGGTGCGTCCCTCGGTGCAGCACCTGATGGACGCCATGGACAGCGTCCCGGCCTACGTCCTCGGCCACCGCATGGACGTCATCGCCTGGAACCGGCTCGCCTGTGCCCTGCTGGGCGACTTCCCCTCCATGCCGCCGCAGCAGCGCAACATAGCCTGGCAGATCTTCCTCAACCCGGCCTCCCGGTCGCTGTACACCGAATGGGAGCGCAAGGCGGACGACGTCGTCGCCTGTCTGCGGCTCTACGCCGGCTGCCATCCCGACGACGCCCGCCTGGCGGCGCTCGTCGGCGAACTGTCGGTCAAGAGCGAGGAGTTCCGTACGCTGTGGGCCGCCCACCGGGTGCGGGGCAAGGGCTTCGGGGTGAAGGAGCTGCACCATCCCCTGGTGGGCCCGCTGACGCTGTCCTACGAGACGCTGGTCCTGCCGGCCGACCAGGACCAGCAGCTGATCACTTACCACGCCGAGCCCGGCTCGGCGTCCGCCGAGTCGCTTCGGCTGCTGGCCAGTTGGACGCTCACCGCGAGCGACGACGACGCGGCGGTGCCGGCGCAGCCGTCGGCCTAG
- a CDS encoding NAD(P)-dependent alcohol dehydrogenase — MTHNTVAAYAAPAPKAPLERTEIPRRELGAHDILIDIKFAGICHSDIHTARAEWGEGGHFPIVPGHEIAGVVAEVGPGVTRYAPGDRVGVGCFVDSCRECDNCRAGLQQYCTGELGMVGTYNATGRDGQVTQGGYSTHIVVDENYALRVPDGIPLDAAAPLLCAGITLYSPLAHWQAGPGKKVAVVGLGGLGHMGVKLAHAMGAEVTVLSQSLRKKDDGLRLGADHYHATSDPAIFEELAGTFDLILNTVSADLDLDAYLGLLRTGGTLVQLGAPENPLSVSPFALIAARKSFAGSMIGGIRETQEMLDFCGEHGIASEIELIRADQINEAYERVLASDVRYRFVIDTATI, encoded by the coding sequence ATGACGCACAACACTGTCGCCGCGTACGCCGCGCCCGCACCGAAGGCCCCCCTGGAGAGGACGGAGATCCCCCGCCGCGAGCTGGGTGCGCACGACATCCTGATCGACATCAAGTTCGCCGGCATCTGCCACTCCGACATCCACACCGCCCGGGCCGAGTGGGGCGAGGGCGGTCACTTCCCGATCGTTCCCGGCCACGAGATAGCGGGCGTGGTCGCCGAGGTCGGCCCCGGCGTCACCCGCTACGCCCCCGGCGACCGCGTCGGCGTCGGCTGCTTCGTCGACTCCTGCCGGGAGTGCGACAACTGCCGTGCCGGTCTCCAGCAGTACTGCACCGGCGAGCTCGGCATGGTCGGCACCTACAACGCGACCGGCCGCGACGGACAGGTCACCCAGGGCGGCTACTCCACGCACATCGTCGTCGACGAGAACTACGCCCTGCGCGTCCCCGACGGCATTCCGCTCGACGCCGCAGCCCCGCTGCTGTGCGCGGGCATCACCCTCTACTCCCCGCTCGCCCACTGGCAGGCCGGCCCCGGCAAGAAGGTCGCCGTCGTCGGCCTCGGCGGCCTGGGCCACATGGGTGTGAAGCTCGCGCACGCCATGGGCGCCGAGGTCACCGTCCTCAGCCAGTCGCTGCGCAAGAAGGACGACGGCCTGCGGCTGGGCGCGGACCACTACCACGCCACCTCCGACCCGGCGATCTTCGAGGAGCTTGCCGGCACCTTCGACCTGATCCTCAACACCGTCTCCGCCGACCTCGACCTGGACGCCTACCTGGGCCTGCTGCGGACCGGCGGCACCCTCGTCCAGCTGGGCGCCCCGGAGAACCCCTTGTCGGTCTCCCCGTTCGCCTTGATCGCGGCGCGCAAGTCGTTCGCCGGATCGATGATCGGCGGCATCCGGGAGACCCAGGAGATGCTGGACTTCTGCGGCGAGCACGGCATCGCCTCGGAGATCGAGCTGATCCGCGCCGACCAGATCAACGAGGCATACGAGCGCGTGCTGGCCAGCGACGTCCGCTACCGCTTCGTCATCGACACCGCGACGATCTGA
- a CDS encoding MMPL family transporter, whose translation MSSPADVETPAPALAPADAGAANRAGEALRRLRPWLVPAASAAVTLLLALAGAGTSERLANGGYTATGTESARAAALLADRFGAGNPDVVLLVRARGGVDSARAREAGLRLTERLEHARGVASVRSYWTAPDPALRSADGSAAVVAADLEGADRDAARTADTLVPRLTGGHGVLDVAATGPSWVSVEARRASEADLVRAELVAAPVTLLLLVIALRSLVAALVPLAIGAVSVVGTAALLRLLTTLMPVSVFAMNLTTALGFGLGVDYGLFLVTRFREELRAGGPVANAVRRTAQRAGRTVAVSAAAVALSMSALLVLPLPFLRSMACAGMGVALFAAAAATVLVPPLLTLLGTRVDRGDPLALLRRRRPAREARPDSPVWRTIARAVTKRPLCYGGGCAVALLLLAAPFGHVRFGLPDERVLPASAEAHRTAEEIRAGFAAPAGQGLTVVLPEADPVRDGAALRAYGRRVAALPSAGRVDWARPAGRVGAVRGAVLRVGGPREPQSAAAQRLVERLRALPGPGGERLVTGRAAFLLDTRAAVRARLPLAAAVAGVTTWAMLFLLTGSLLLPVKALVIGALSLGASFGAMVYVFQEGHLRRLVGDFTVTGTLDVTVPPLMFVIAFGLAIDYEIFLLSRVREGYLLTGDNRRAVVEGVARTGRLVTTGALAVAVVTGALATSGVSVLKLLGTGLATAVLVDAVLVRGVLVPAYLVLAGRLNWWVPPWLGRVHARVAGRLGLAGEH comes from the coding sequence GTGAGCTCCCCCGCCGACGTCGAGACCCCGGCGCCCGCCCTCGCGCCCGCGGACGCCGGGGCGGCGAACCGTGCGGGCGAGGCGCTCCGGAGGCTGCGACCCTGGCTGGTCCCCGCGGCCTCGGCCGCGGTGACGTTGCTGCTCGCGCTGGCGGGCGCCGGAACCTCCGAGCGGCTCGCCAACGGCGGCTACACCGCCACCGGCACCGAGTCGGCCCGCGCTGCCGCCCTCCTGGCCGACCGCTTCGGGGCGGGCAACCCCGACGTCGTCCTGCTCGTACGGGCCAGGGGCGGCGTGGACTCGGCCCGGGCGCGCGAGGCGGGGCTGCGGCTCACCGAACGGCTGGAGCACGCGCGCGGGGTGGCGAGCGTGCGCTCGTACTGGACGGCCCCGGACCCGGCGCTGCGTTCCGCCGACGGCTCCGCCGCCGTGGTGGCGGCCGACCTCGAAGGCGCCGACCGGGACGCGGCCCGCACCGCCGACACCCTGGTGCCCCGCCTCACCGGCGGACACGGCGTGCTCGACGTCGCGGCCACCGGTCCCTCCTGGGTCAGCGTGGAGGCCCGCCGGGCCTCCGAGGCGGACCTGGTGCGGGCGGAGCTGGTGGCCGCTCCCGTCACCCTCCTGCTGCTGGTGATCGCCCTGCGGTCGCTGGTGGCCGCGCTGGTGCCCCTGGCGATCGGGGCGGTCTCGGTCGTCGGAACGGCCGCGCTGCTGCGGCTGCTCACCACCCTCATGCCGGTGTCGGTCTTCGCGATGAACCTCACCACCGCTCTGGGCTTCGGACTCGGCGTGGACTACGGGCTGTTCCTGGTCACCCGCTTCCGGGAGGAGCTGCGCGCCGGCGGCCCGGTGGCAAACGCCGTGCGGCGCACGGCACAGCGGGCGGGACGCACCGTGGCCGTGTCGGCGGCCGCGGTGGCCCTGTCGATGTCGGCGCTGCTGGTTCTGCCGCTGCCGTTCCTGAGGTCCATGGCGTGCGCGGGCATGGGGGTCGCGCTGTTCGCGGCGGCCGCGGCCACCGTGCTCGTACCGCCGCTCCTGACGCTGCTGGGCACGCGCGTGGACCGCGGCGATCCGCTGGCCCTCCTGCGGCGACGGCGCCCGGCCCGCGAGGCCAGGCCGGACAGCCCGGTGTGGCGCACGATCGCGCGGGCGGTCACCAAGCGGCCGCTGTGCTACGGCGGCGGGTGCGCGGTGGCGCTGCTGTTGCTGGCCGCGCCCTTCGGGCACGTGCGCTTCGGGCTGCCGGACGAGCGCGTACTGCCGGCGTCGGCGGAGGCGCACCGGACCGCGGAGGAGATCCGCGCGGGCTTCGCCGCCCCGGCCGGCCAGGGGCTGACGGTCGTCCTGCCGGAGGCGGATCCCGTCCGGGACGGCGCGGCGCTGCGCGCCTACGGGCGGCGGGTGGCGGCCCTGCCGTCGGCAGGCCGGGTGGACTGGGCGCGGCCGGCCGGGCGGGTCGGTGCGGTGCGGGGTGCGGTGTTGCGGGTGGGCGGCCCTCGGGAGCCGCAGTCGGCCGCCGCGCAGCGGCTGGTGGAGCGGCTGCGGGCGTTGCCCGGGCCGGGCGGCGAGCGGCTGGTGACGGGGCGTGCGGCGTTTCTGCTCGACACCCGGGCGGCGGTCCGGGCGCGGCTGCCGCTCGCGGCGGCCGTGGCCGGGGTCACGACGTGGGCGATGCTGTTCCTGCTGACCGGGAGCCTGCTGCTGCCGGTGAAGGCGCTGGTCATCGGGGCGCTGAGCCTGGGGGCGAGCTTCGGGGCGATGGTGTACGTCTTCCAGGAGGGGCATCTGCGCCGCCTCGTGGGCGACTTCACGGTCACCGGCACGCTGGACGTGACGGTTCCGCCGCTGATGTTCGTCATCGCCTTCGGGCTGGCGATCGACTACGAGATCTTCCTGCTCTCCCGTGTCCGCGAGGGCTATCTGCTGACGGGCGACAACCGGCGGGCCGTCGTGGAGGGCGTGGCGCGGACGGGGCGGCTGGTGACGACGGGGGCGCTCGCAGTGGCCGTGGTCACGGGTGCGCTCGCCACGTCGGGGGTGAGCGTGCTGAAGCTGCTGGGCACCGGCCTGGCGACGGCCGTCCTGGTGGACGCGGTGCTGGTGCGGGGTGTGCTGGTGCCGGCCTATCTGGTGCTCGCGGGGCGCCTCAACTGGTGGGTCCCCCCGTGGCTTGGGCGGGTGCACGCGCGCGTGGCCGGGCGGCTCGGTCTGGCCGGGGAGCACTGA
- a CDS encoding beta-ketoacyl-[acyl-carrier-protein] synthase family protein has protein sequence MTVREVAVTGIGLVTPAGIGREATWAGLLTGTGLGAHDEDLAGLPVDFSCKVPGFDGGALLGRRITWRNDRFIQLAMVAAREAVADAALDTAAWDGPRVAIVIGSASNGGDRWPAEYRHLAEGRVDAISPTALLRSLPNMVAGEVSTDLRALGPCLTTSTACASGATAIGVARDLLRSGACDIALAGGTDCARVPMGSATFHRMQALSRRRHDPAGASRPFDADRDGFVLSEGAAVLVLERPDSARARGARVRGLLSGYGASSDGYHATRPDPDGSGARRALVAALSDAGAGVSDVHHVNAHGTSTPLNDRVEADVLRGVFRSAPPVTSLKGAIGHSLGAAGAVDAACTVLSLERQLIPPTANLGRLDDGMDLDVVTKVPRRHRMEGAISNAFGFGGQNAVLFFRTA, from the coding sequence GTGACCGTCCGGGAGGTCGCCGTCACCGGCATCGGCTTGGTGACCCCGGCGGGCATCGGCCGGGAGGCGACCTGGGCGGGGCTGCTGACCGGTACCGGCCTCGGCGCGCACGACGAGGACCTGGCCGGGCTGCCGGTCGACTTCTCCTGCAAGGTCCCCGGTTTCGACGGCGGCGCGCTGCTGGGCAGGCGGATCACCTGGCGCAACGACCGGTTCATCCAGCTGGCCATGGTCGCCGCGCGCGAGGCGGTCGCCGACGCCGCGCTGGACACGGCCGCCTGGGACGGTCCCCGCGTGGCGATCGTCATCGGCAGCGCCAGCAACGGCGGCGACCGGTGGCCCGCGGAGTACCGGCACCTCGCCGAAGGCCGCGTCGACGCCATCTCGCCGACCGCGCTGCTGCGCTCCCTGCCCAACATGGTGGCCGGCGAGGTGTCCACGGACCTGCGGGCCCTGGGGCCGTGCCTGACGACGTCCACCGCCTGCGCCTCGGGGGCCACGGCGATCGGCGTCGCCCGCGACCTGCTGCGCTCGGGGGCCTGCGACATCGCGCTCGCCGGCGGCACCGACTGCGCCCGCGTCCCCATGGGATCCGCCACCTTCCACCGCATGCAGGCCCTGTCCCGGCGCCGTCACGACCCCGCCGGGGCCTCACGGCCGTTCGACGCGGACCGCGACGGCTTCGTCCTGAGCGAGGGCGCCGCCGTGCTCGTCCTGGAGCGGCCGGACTCCGCGCGGGCCCGCGGCGCGCGCGTCCGGGGCCTGCTGTCCGGCTACGGCGCGTCCAGCGACGGGTACCACGCCACCCGGCCCGACCCGGACGGCTCCGGGGCCCGCCGCGCGCTGGTGGCGGCGCTCTCGGACGCCGGGGCCGGCGTGTCGGACGTGCACCACGTCAACGCGCACGGCACATCCACGCCCCTCAACGACCGGGTGGAGGCCGACGTGCTCCGCGGCGTGTTCCGCAGTGCGCCGCCGGTGACCTCCCTCAAGGGCGCCATCGGCCACTCGCTGGGGGCGGCCGGCGCCGTCGACGCGGCGTGCACCGTGCTCTCGCTGGAGCGGCAGCTCATTCCCCCCACCGCCAACCTCGGCCGCCTCGACGACGGGATGGACCTGGACGTGGTCACCAAGGTGCCCCGGCGGCACCGCATGGAAGGTGCGATCAGCAACGCCTTCGGCTTCGGCGGGCAGAACGCCGTCCTCTTCTTCCGGACCGCGTGA
- a CDS encoding acyl carrier protein: protein MEPVYDLMARLLTEYFGVPEEEITPDATYEQLEIDSLAQAEMVTLLEDHLRMTLDQELRGETLGEAAAHVERLLAGRAGPAEAAAGHDAGAAGPAALTVPTP from the coding sequence ATGGAACCCGTCTACGACCTGATGGCTCGTCTGCTCACCGAGTACTTCGGCGTTCCCGAGGAGGAGATCACCCCGGACGCCACCTACGAACAGCTCGAGATCGACTCCCTCGCCCAGGCCGAAATGGTCACCCTGCTCGAGGACCACCTGCGGATGACCCTGGACCAGGAGCTCCGGGGCGAGACGCTCGGCGAGGCGGCCGCGCACGTCGAGCGGCTGCTGGCGGGCCGCGCCGGCCCGGCGGAGGCCGCCGCGGGGCACGACGCCGGAGCGGCCGGGCCCGCCGCGCTGACCGTGCCCACGCCGTGA
- a CDS encoding Mut7-C RNAse domain-containing protein, whose protein sequence is MNGPEIQLTFAPELRLFLSADRRRPGAAVITDGVSTLGHVVESLGVPLTEVGRLCVDGRPVPVSHVPAAGESVEVEAVTRPQEVPGAPLRFLLDVHLGTLARRLRLLGVDAAYESEDLGDPALAALSAAEQRVLLSRDRGLLRRREIWAGGYVYSDRPDEQLRDVLSRFAPRLAPWSRCTACNGPLQDADKDAVREHLEHGTRRTYDVFAQCAACGRVYWRGAHHARLQAIVESAVSEFGAAAV, encoded by the coding sequence GTGAACGGACCCGAGATCCAGCTGACCTTCGCCCCTGAGCTGCGGCTTTTCCTCTCCGCCGACCGCCGCCGGCCCGGTGCCGCCGTGATCACGGACGGTGTCTCCACGCTGGGGCACGTCGTGGAGTCCCTCGGCGTCCCGCTCACGGAGGTCGGCCGGCTGTGCGTCGACGGCCGGCCGGTGCCCGTCTCCCACGTCCCCGCGGCCGGGGAGAGCGTGGAGGTGGAGGCCGTCACCCGCCCCCAGGAGGTGCCGGGTGCTCCCCTGCGGTTCCTGCTCGACGTGCACCTCGGCACCCTCGCCCGACGGCTGCGGCTGCTGGGCGTGGACGCGGCGTACGAGAGCGAGGACCTCGGCGACCCGGCACTGGCCGCGCTCTCGGCGGCCGAACAGCGGGTGCTGCTCTCACGGGACCGGGGGCTGCTGCGCCGACGGGAGATCTGGGCGGGCGGGTACGTCTACAGCGACCGGCCCGACGAGCAGCTGCGGGACGTCCTGAGCCGCTTCGCCCCCCGCCTCGCGCCCTGGTCGCGCTGCACCGCCTGCAACGGCCCGCTCCAGGACGCCGACAAGGACGCGGTCCGCGAACACCTGGAGCACGGCACGCGCCGTACGTACGACGTCTTCGCGCAGTGCGCCGCCTGCGGGCGGGTGTACTGGCGGGGCGCCCACCACGCACGGCTGCAGGCCATCGTCGAGAGCGCCGTGAGCGAGTTCGGGGCCGCGGCCGTCTGA
- a CDS encoding DUF1876 domain-containing protein: MQTIVGWHVEVEFEEVDKRTRAACMLRLQDGTELRARGHATRHPDDPEQQRVGEELAAARALNELSRELLKKAGHDIEEATHVEAHPSM; encoded by the coding sequence ATGCAGACGATCGTTGGATGGCACGTCGAGGTCGAATTCGAAGAGGTCGATAAGCGGACGCGCGCGGCCTGCATGCTGAGGCTCCAGGACGGGACGGAGCTCCGGGCCCGCGGCCACGCCACCCGGCACCCGGACGACCCCGAGCAGCAGCGGGTCGGCGAGGAACTCGCGGCGGCCAGGGCGCTGAACGAGCTCTCCCGGGAACTGCTGAAGAAGGCGGGGCACGACATCGAAGAGGCCACGCACGTCGAGGCCCATCCGTCGATGTGA
- a CDS encoding sensor histidine kinase, with amino-acid sequence MDATAWARDLRRRLTDPGEWSRRRVAGECLLAAGLALLAGWAESGVGQGWALAVPVAFAVAVLALVRRALPTTALLAGAVLSGGTENGAGLLLLAVLGWSAGRRIDGVLRALAAFCVSFVVYVALGLWQAEQTPGLAVLFYSLFFLVSVVVPGLTSRYWTQRRTLLHTLQQRNAQLLRERQMVAGQARMRERQRIAQDMHDSLGHQLALIAVQTGALEVDRTLTGRQREAVGVLREASVAAMHELREVVGILKDGTPDEDQAGSRVVSGIGGLVDAAVAAGMKVSLERSGEPRALAPAADHAGYRVAQEGLTNAAKHAPGASIAVSLRYEPDSLLVEVANGPVPEGVGAQPPDAVSGGQGLTGLRERARLIGGMVFSGPARGGGFRLAAVIPYDSAEAREARVPASGEATFVDGTDDFWQQPGARTPGDGGPVIDRLDPREEFKDIVSTKKNNGCLIGCGVVLLIVAGLVAAALFGAGKLMEEADKGMIDPSDYASVHVGDPERQVRDRLPSGSSFLTSDVRGKIPAEPAGASCLALLSSDTSRGLTTDTVYRFCFKDGKLSEKREFHVKS; translated from the coding sequence GTGGATGCGACAGCGTGGGCCCGTGACCTCCGGCGACGGCTGACCGACCCGGGGGAGTGGTCCCGGCGCCGGGTGGCCGGCGAGTGCCTGCTGGCCGCCGGGCTGGCGCTGCTCGCCGGGTGGGCGGAGAGCGGGGTCGGGCAGGGCTGGGCCCTCGCGGTGCCGGTGGCGTTCGCCGTCGCGGTGCTGGCCCTGGTGCGGCGCGCCCTGCCGACGACGGCGCTGCTCGCCGGCGCCGTGCTGTCCGGCGGTACGGAGAACGGGGCCGGCCTGCTGCTCCTGGCCGTGCTCGGCTGGTCGGCCGGGCGCAGGATCGACGGTGTCCTGCGGGCCCTGGCGGCCTTCTGCGTCTCCTTCGTGGTCTATGTGGCGCTGGGGCTCTGGCAGGCGGAGCAGACACCGGGGCTGGCGGTCCTCTTCTACAGCCTCTTCTTCCTGGTGTCCGTGGTCGTCCCGGGCCTGACCAGTCGCTACTGGACCCAGCGGCGGACACTGCTGCACACCCTCCAGCAGCGCAACGCGCAACTGCTGCGCGAGCGTCAGATGGTCGCGGGGCAGGCCCGGATGCGTGAGCGGCAGCGCATCGCCCAGGACATGCACGACAGCCTCGGCCATCAGCTGGCGCTCATCGCGGTGCAGACCGGTGCCCTGGAGGTGGACCGGACGCTGACCGGGCGGCAGCGCGAGGCGGTCGGGGTGCTGCGGGAGGCGTCCGTGGCCGCGATGCACGAGCTGCGCGAGGTGGTCGGCATCCTCAAGGACGGCACCCCGGACGAGGACCAGGCCGGGTCGAGGGTGGTGTCCGGCATCGGCGGACTCGTCGACGCGGCGGTGGCGGCCGGCATGAAGGTGAGCCTCGAACGGTCGGGGGAGCCGCGCGCGCTGGCGCCGGCCGCCGACCACGCCGGCTACCGCGTCGCCCAGGAGGGGCTGACCAACGCCGCCAAGCACGCGCCCGGTGCGTCCATCGCCGTGAGCCTGCGCTATGAGCCGGACTCGCTGCTGGTGGAGGTCGCGAACGGGCCCGTGCCGGAGGGCGTCGGGGCCCAGCCGCCCGACGCGGTGAGCGGCGGGCAGGGCCTGACGGGGCTGCGCGAGCGGGCCCGGCTGATCGGCGGCATGGTCTTCAGCGGACCCGCCCGGGGCGGAGGCTTCCGGCTCGCGGCAGTCATCCCCTATGACTCGGCGGAGGCCAGGGAGGCGCGGGTGCCGGCCTCCGGGGAGGCGACCTTCGTCGACGGTACGGACGACTTCTGGCAGCAGCCGGGGGCGAGGACTCCAGGAGACGGTGGACCGGTCATCGACCGGCTCGATCCGCGCGAGGAGTTCAAGGACATCGTGAGCACGAAGAAGAACAACGGTTGTCTGATCGGCTGTGGAGTCGTCCTCCTGATCGTGGCGGGCCTGGTGGCGGCGGCCCTGTTCGGGGCGGGCAAGCTCATGGAGGAGGCCGACAAGGGAATGATCGACCCCAGTGACTACGCGTCGGTCCACGTCGGCGACCCGGAGCGGCAGGTGCGGGACAGGCTGCCCTCGGGCAGTTCCTTCCTCACCTCCGACGTGCGGGGCAAGATACCGGCCGAGCCGGCCGGGGCGAGCTGCCTGGCCCTGTTGTCGAGCGACACCTCGCGGGGCCTGACCACCGATACCGTGTACCGCTTCTGCTTCAAGGACGGGAAGCTGTCGGAGAAGCGTGAGTTCCACGTCAAGAGCTAG
- a CDS encoding response regulator — protein sequence MIRVLIADDEPLIRAGIRMILTSADDIEVVAEAANGREAVDLARKHRVDVALLDIQMPVLDGLTTLAELGRTAPGLRTLILTTFGERENVLRALREGGAGFLLKDSAPAELIGAVRAAAQGDAYLSPAATRHVVESLAAGAGPSRGEEAQRRLAALSEREREVLALLGEGLSNAETGRRLHMSEATVKTYVSRILAKLECENRVQAALLARDAGLGV from the coding sequence GTGATCCGCGTCCTCATCGCCGACGACGAGCCCCTCATCCGCGCCGGCATCCGGATGATCCTCACCTCGGCGGACGACATCGAGGTCGTGGCGGAGGCGGCGAACGGGCGCGAGGCGGTCGACCTCGCGCGCAAGCACCGGGTCGACGTCGCGCTGCTCGACATCCAGATGCCCGTCCTGGACGGGCTGACGACCCTCGCCGAGCTGGGGCGCACGGCCCCCGGCCTGCGGACGCTGATCCTCACCACCTTCGGAGAGCGGGAGAACGTCCTACGGGCCCTGAGGGAGGGAGGCGCCGGCTTCCTGCTCAAGGACTCGGCGCCGGCGGAGCTGATCGGCGCCGTCCGGGCGGCCGCCCAGGGGGACGCCTATCTCTCGCCGGCCGCCACCCGGCACGTGGTGGAATCCCTCGCCGCCGGAGCGGGGCCCTCCCGCGGAGAGGAGGCGCAGCGACGGCTGGCGGCGCTCAGCGAACGCGAACGCGAAGTGCTGGCCCTGCTCGGTGAGGGCCTGTCCAATGCTGAAACCGGCCGACGGCTGCATATGAGCGAGGCCACGGTGAAGACGTATGTAAGCCGCATTCTTGCCAAGCTGGAATGCGAGAACAGGGTGCAGGCGGCGCTGCTGGCGCGTGACGCAGGACTGGGGGTATGA